One part of the Patescibacteria group bacterium genome encodes these proteins:
- a CDS encoding zonular occludens toxin domain-containing protein, with product MALDGSKFKLITGLPGSGKSLIMATFVYPYLVAGYQVYSNLWLNWKRFDVLGEWDTDKNNLHYYQEMEDIVDVRNCIVVCDEIAEPLDPRNWENESGAIRRFFQQHRHHHVDVYGTTQNITLVAKSARIVIDEWTDCFRILTFIPGVIIFRERSIDRTQMLKEEPEPKDNGFFSWLSELRFFLKSKLLFTKWNEYKLELEHKFCEKCHERHDFNLNNCPKCKQVLIIKPTGIYDSCYDIKLRPKKHYWKPVSICSDCGRENKGGYRGALSEGEFLKQKELTVR from the coding sequence ATGGCTTTAGATGGTTCAAAATTCAAATTAATTACCGGGCTTCCTGGCAGCGGTAAATCATTAATAATGGCGACCTTTGTTTATCCTTATCTTGTCGCCGGTTATCAAGTATATTCTAACTTATGGCTTAACTGGAAACGCTTTGATGTTTTAGGTGAATGGGATACTGATAAAAATAATCTTCATTATTACCAAGAAATGGAAGACATTGTTGATGTCAGAAATTGTATTGTAGTTTGCGATGAAATAGCCGAGCCGCTCGATCCTAGAAACTGGGAAAACGAAAGCGGTGCTATCAGAAGATTTTTTCAACAACATCGCCACCACCACGTTGATGTTTATGGCACGACCCAAAATATTACGTTAGTCGCCAAAAGCGCTCGTATTGTTATCGATGAATGGACTGATTGTTTTCGCATCCTAACCTTTATTCCAGGAGTTATTATTTTCCGGGAACGCTCTATTGATAGAACCCAAATGCTAAAAGAAGAACCGGAGCCAAAAGATAATGGTTTTTTTTCTTGGTTATCAGAGCTTAGATTTTTTCTTAAATCAAAACTGCTTTTTACTAAATGGAATGAATATAAATTAGAGCTTGAGCATAAATTTTGTGAGAAGTGCCACGAAAGGCATGACTTCAATTTAAATAATTGTCCAAAATGTAAGCAAGTTTTAATTATTAAGCCAACGGGAATTTACGACAGTTGTTATGACATTAAGCTACGACCTAAAAAACATTATTGGAAACCTGTTAGCATTTGTTCTGATTGCGGACGAGAAAATAAAGGTGGTTATAGAGGTGCATTAAGTGAAGGAGAATTCTTGAAACAAAAAGAATTAACTGTAAGATAG
- a CDS encoding HNH endonuclease signature motif containing protein, whose translation MTILELVNLRNIRALLAVFFNLVDDDETYFYIKSEYRDSAFAPARLNSFNYLTLNTSLNSYFNLNFESLSLGKHLVKITKTSEINTSEKFLAEIYKQIQLLSFDIETEKYEEAILLSLFILRGSPDFTAKYYAVDIYRKYSSKEYIRNIFQILSGISAISQLNLNFRELQPQFTAGRNLRNTQIRIKLGWFWEKFGEKIREINNYKYSILNNNTDKISEPSISIGNFSDRLVEYLNNILGEENHNIDIKRERQRLGLEASGAEARDFSLKTIANNIFPDECMACKTRFNTNTRTFKLRNQDKHYFEIHHIIPFSKGKEHDQIDNLAKICPVCHRILTKNRAEEALQKQTIKDILESSENAQKYVSILIGDTNINNIVDFVYMKLA comes from the coding sequence ATGACAATTTTAGAGTTGGTAAATTTAAGAAATATCAGGGCATTGCTTGCCGTCTTTTTTAATTTAGTAGACGACGATGAGACATATTTTTATATTAAATCTGAATATAGGGATTCAGCATTTGCTCCAGCACGTTTAAATAGTTTTAATTATTTAACACTAAATACTAGTTTAAACTCGTACTTTAATTTAAACTTTGAATCATTATCTCTTGGCAAGCATTTGGTAAAAATAACAAAAACATCAGAAATAAATACTTCTGAAAAGTTTTTAGCAGAAATTTATAAACAAATTCAATTATTGAGTTTTGATATTGAAACAGAAAAATACGAAGAAGCAATTTTATTATCATTATTTATTTTACGTGGCAGCCCGGATTTTACTGCTAAATATTATGCTGTAGATATTTATAGAAAATATTCATCAAAAGAATATATAAGAAATATTTTTCAGATTCTTTCTGGTATATCAGCTATTTCTCAATTAAATTTAAATTTTAGAGAGCTTCAGCCTCAATTTACAGCAGGTAGAAACTTAAGAAATACTCAAATCCGAATTAAACTCGGTTGGTTTTGGGAAAAATTCGGAGAAAAGATAAGAGAAATTAATAATTATAAATATTCAATATTAAATAACAATACTGATAAAATTTCAGAACCATCAATAAGTATTGGCAATTTTTCCGATAGATTAGTTGAGTATTTAAATAATATACTTGGAGAAGAAAATCATAATATAGATATAAAAAGAGAAAGACAACGCCTTGGTCTTGAGGCTAGTGGGGCGGAAGCAAGAGATTTCAGTTTAAAAACAATAGCTAATAATATTTTTCCAGACGAATGCATGGCATGTAAAACTCGGTTTAACACTAATACAAGAACTTTTAAATTACGCAACCAAGATAAACACTATTTTGAAATACACCATATTATCCCATTTAGTAAGGGGAAGGAGCATGATCAAATAGATAATTTAGCGAAAATTTGCCCTGTTTGTCATAGAATTTTGACAAAGAATAGAGCTGAAGAAGCTTTGCAAAAACAAACAATCAAAGACATCTTAGAAAGCTCTGAAAATGCTCAAAAATATGTAAGTATTTTAATTGGCGATACAAACATAAATAATATAGTCGATTTTGTATATATGAAATTAGCATAG
- a CDS encoding site-specific DNA-methyltransferase — MELQYTKKKNLENKKCKIYCDDAYNKIHEFHKIGLIVDHIITDPPYNISQNNNFSTMKSANRQGVDFGEWDKDFDLTGWIKNYEKILSKNGSMIIFCSYRFISKIIDALENSELIVKDILEWRKSNPMPRNIDRRYVQDTEFAVWAVKKGAKWIFNKSKDESYLRAQFIAPVVAGKERTEHPTQKSLFVMEKLIKIHTNPGEVILDPFMGSGTTGVAALKNNRNFIGIELDNKYFDLSLNRLSAFNNED, encoded by the coding sequence ATAGAATTACAATACACAAAGAAAAAGAATTTAGAAAATAAAAAATGCAAAATATATTGTGATGATGCATATAATAAAATACACGAATTTCATAAAATCGGTCTGATTGTTGATCATATAATAACCGATCCGCCATATAACATTTCACAGAATAATAATTTTTCAACGATGAAATCGGCAAATCGCCAAGGTGTCGATTTTGGTGAATGGGATAAAGATTTTGATTTAACTGGTTGGATTAAAAATTATGAGAAAATTTTAAGTAAAAACGGATCAATGATAATATTCTGTTCCTATAGATTTATTAGTAAGATTATAGATGCATTAGAGAATAGTGAATTAATTGTAAAAGATATCTTGGAATGGCGAAAATCAAACCCAATGCCTCGAAATATAGATAGGCGTTATGTCCAAGATACCGAGTTTGCAGTTTGGGCTGTCAAAAAAGGCGCTAAATGGATTTTTAATAAATCGAAAGACGAATCCTATTTGAGAGCGCAATTTATTGCTCCAGTAGTAGCCGGAAAAGAGAGAACCGAGCACCCCACCCAAAAAAGTTTATTTGTTATGGAAAAATTAATAAAAATTCATACAAACCCAGGTGAAGTAATTCTTGATCCTTTTATGGGCAGTGGGACTACTGGCGTCGCTGCTCTTAAAAATAATCGTAATTTTATTGGAATAGAATTAGATAATAAATACTTTGATTTAAGTTTAAACCGATTATCCGCTTTTAACAATGAAGATTAA
- a CDS encoding DUF262 domain-containing protein, protein MKIQDFINNRHKYIVDQTYQRPEGAWSKEDNQCLIDTILKGEPIPLFFFNLKSNEDKYYIVDGQQRLHAIKLFYDNKLKLNGKFSGDENHGKTFNGENPIYDDLREKFLNYSLSIHIIEDYDDEKIRVIFSRLQRGKPLTLGERLNAMPGEIVNVLRDISKHPFMARSIAVTQGRYGNYADAARILFYEIYGAKDAGTPYLLEFFEEKKDLNKESTAYKNLIKTLNFLDKCFPSEKGSYRYLSKHVWVLTVYTMIRELMKGYVLTGHEEEIREFVVKFHSKIYSEDHRSSNASYQKFYDNARGGWAERLTELRRSIILKEFLNKHELLQKDENRQINDIDKIAVFDKYDGICQGCGIKFKDHGEPDYHHKELYSLGGKTSTENITILCRGCHHKIHGSEKIELTTQEEEAEFDNE, encoded by the coding sequence ATGAAAATTCAAGATTTTATAAATAATCGTCATAAATATATTGTCGATCAAACATACCAGAGACCGGAGGGCGCTTGGTCAAAAGAAGATAACCAGTGTTTGATAGACACTATATTAAAGGGGGAGCCGATTCCTTTATTTTTTTTCAACTTAAAATCAAACGAAGACAAATATTATATTGTTGATGGACAACAGAGATTACATGCAATTAAACTCTTTTATGATAATAAGTTAAAGCTTAATGGCAAATTTTCTGGAGATGAAAATCATGGAAAAACTTTTAATGGTGAAAATCCTATTTACGATGATTTAAGAGAAAAATTTTTAAATTATAGCTTAAGTATTCATATTATTGAGGACTATGATGATGAAAAAATACGAGTAATATTTTCAAGGCTTCAAAGGGGAAAGCCGCTTACTCTGGGCGAGAGACTAAATGCGATGCCTGGAGAAATAGTAAATGTTTTGCGAGATATTTCTAAGCATCCCTTTATGGCAAGATCTATCGCAGTGACACAGGGCAGATATGGCAATTATGCGGATGCAGCAAGAATTCTTTTCTATGAAATATATGGTGCAAAGGATGCCGGTACGCCATATTTATTAGAATTTTTTGAAGAAAAAAAAGACCTGAATAAAGAAAGTACAGCTTATAAAAATTTAATTAAAACATTAAACTTTTTGGATAAATGTTTTCCATCAGAAAAAGGATCTTATAGATACTTAAGTAAACACGTTTGGGTTTTAACAGTCTACACAATGATTAGGGAACTAATGAAGGGGTATGTACTAACCGGGCATGAAGAAGAAATAAGAGAATTTGTAGTCAAATTTCATAGTAAAATATATTCTGAAGATCATCGAAGTTCTAATGCTAGTTATCAGAAATTTTACGATAACGCTAGAGGCGGATGGGCAGAGAGACTTACGGAATTAAGAAGATCAATTATTTTAAAAGAATTTTTGAATAAGCATGAATTACTACAGAAAGATGAAAATAGACAAATTAATGATATAGACAAAATTGCTGTGTTTGATAAATATGATGGTATTTGCCAAGGTTGTGGTATAAAATTTAAAGATCATGGTGAGCCCGATTATCACCATAAGGAGCTTTATTCATTGGGTGGTAAAACGAGCACGGAAAATATTACAATTCTTTGTAGGGGTTGCCATCACAAGATACATGGTTCAGAAAAAATAGAATTAACAACTCAAGAGGAGGAAGCCGAGTTTGATAATGAATAG
- a CDS encoding HD domain-containing protein, whose protein sequence is MFKIYTTKIQKAIKFAAKTHNQYQQQKRKGKEIPYITHPLTVGMILSLAKVSEDVVVAGILHDTIEDSIDEKKVTTKMIKERFGKEVLKLVLSVTEEDKSLSWEKRKAEALEHIKDFSHEAILVKSADVISNVSELIDDYERYGDDVFERFNSSKEEIVHSQLKVISALISRWPESPLARDLKFLASDLSRIERLEFMKNHPAPIIEYKDYNENMKLKCPICGWKGTPKTSDYVNTDSHFCLDVSCPVCDKMLLVANYPKV, encoded by the coding sequence ATGTTTAAGATTTACACAACAAAAATTCAAAAAGCAATTAAATTTGCTGCTAAAACCCATAACCAATACCAACAACAGAAGCGCAAGGGAAAAGAAATACCCTATATAACCCATCCCTTAACAGTTGGAATGATTTTATCCTTAGCTAAAGTCTCTGAGGATGTTGTTGTGGCTGGTATTTTACACGACACGATTGAAGATAGTATTGATGAAAAAAAAGTGACAACCAAGATGATTAAAGAAAGATTTGGGAAAGAGGTATTAAAACTTGTTTTAAGTGTTACCGAAGAGGATAAATCTTTATCCTGGGAAAAAAGAAAAGCTGAAGCGCTAGAACATATTAAAGATTTTTCTCATGAAGCTATTTTAGTTAAGTCGGCTGATGTTATAAGTAATGTTTCTGAGCTTATTGATGATTATGAAAGATATGGCGATGATGTTTTTGAACGTTTTAATTCTTCCAAAGAAGAGATTGTCCATAGTCAATTGAAAGTTATAAGCGCACTAATTAGTCGTTGGCCCGAAAGTCCATTGGCGCGAGATCTTAAATTTTTGGCCAGTGATTTAAGTCGGATTGAGAGGTTGGAATTTATGAAAAATCACCCAGCCCCAATTATTGAGTATAAAGATTATAATGAAAATATGAAACTAAAATGTCCGATATGTGGTTGGAAGGGAACGCCAAAAACAAGTGATTACGTAAATACTGATAGTCATTTTTGTCTCGATGTCTCTTGTCCTGTGTGTGATAAAATGCTATTAGTAGCTAACTATCCCAAAGTATAA
- a CDS encoding recombinase family protein: MTNNDQKIKYALYCRKSTEDDNRQVLSLDSQEQEMLKMADNLGLEIIQTFRESKSAKKPDNRPQFSELINLIKRGKIDGVICWKIDRLSRNPIDSAIIQWLLQQNQLKIIQTMERQYLPGDNALLFNVESGMANQFILDLSKNVKRGIRAKLSQGYWPNLAPIGYLNKDLKIVVDKHRAKFIRRVFEMYNTGRYGVKEISQILYEDGFRSRGGKKYYPSTIHTILGNSFYCGIMEKDGVKYLGKYEPIITKALFDDVQVILGVKKHVKSQIIPFAFRGLLKCAKCGCLLTATLKKGKHIYYYCTNGKNTCEEHKVYLTEDYLDKELLGVFDKLIFDDELIELCYQTKKEQGNNNLNYLEELELTLKNRLAKLKERRNTLLDAYLDKTLDKAVYEAKDKQLNNEEINSLKDLSDLKEKLKEAGTDTLERIKNVFLEPKRLKNSFLTLSLEKKREVLFSLLWNAEIGNKKIANISFKEPYKQLSEITNKSDFSSMLGVVDEVRTSMANNK; this comes from the coding sequence ATGACAAATAACGACCAAAAAATTAAATACGCCCTCTACTGCCGAAAGTCGACCGAAGACGATAATCGGCAAGTCTTGTCCTTGGATTCTCAAGAACAAGAAATGCTTAAAATGGCGGATAATTTAGGTTTAGAAATTATCCAAACTTTTCGAGAAAGTAAATCGGCCAAGAAACCAGATAATAGACCACAATTTTCCGAACTTATCAATTTGATCAAGCGAGGTAAAATTGACGGCGTTATCTGTTGGAAGATTGACCGTCTTTCTCGTAATCCAATCGACTCGGCTATTATTCAATGGCTCTTACAACAAAACCAATTAAAGATAATCCAAACAATGGAACGGCAATATCTGCCTGGCGATAATGCTCTATTATTTAATGTTGAAAGTGGAATGGCTAACCAGTTTATTTTAGATTTAAGTAAAAATGTTAAACGAGGAATTAGAGCGAAACTATCTCAAGGCTATTGGCCGAATCTTGCGCCTATCGGTTATTTAAATAAAGACTTAAAAATTGTCGTTGATAAACATCGGGCTAAATTTATCAGACGAGTTTTTGAGATGTATAATACTGGTCGGTATGGGGTAAAAGAAATATCGCAAATTCTTTATGAAGACGGATTCAGAAGTCGGGGCGGAAAGAAATATTATCCCAGTACCATTCATACTATATTAGGCAATTCTTTCTACTGCGGAATTATGGAAAAAGACGGCGTTAAGTATTTAGGCAAATACGAGCCGATCATAACTAAAGCATTATTTGACGATGTCCAAGTTATTTTAGGCGTTAAAAAACATGTAAAAAGCCAAATAATTCCTTTTGCTTTTCGGGGACTGCTCAAATGCGCCAAGTGTGGCTGTCTGCTAACAGCCACACTAAAGAAAGGTAAACATATTTATTACTATTGCACCAACGGCAAGAATACTTGCGAAGAGCATAAAGTCTATTTAACCGAGGATTATTTAGATAAAGAATTACTGGGCGTGTTTGATAAGCTAATATTTGACGACGAGTTAATCGAGCTTTGCTATCAGACTAAAAAAGAACAAGGAAATAATAATCTGAACTATTTAGAAGAACTTGAGTTAACCCTAAAAAATAGGCTCGCCAAGCTCAAAGAAAGACGAAATACTCTGCTTGACGCCTACCTTGATAAAACCCTAGACAAGGCCGTTTATGAGGCCAAGGATAAGCAACTAAACAACGAAGAGATAAACTCTTTAAAAGATTTAAGCGACTTAAAAGAAAAACTGAAAGAGGCAGGCACGGATACTTTGGAACGGATAAAAAATGTGTTTTTAGAGCCTAAAAGACTGAAAAATAGCTTTCTGACCCTATCTCTTGAGAAAAAACGAGAAGTCTTATTTTCCTTACTTTGGAACGCCGAAATCGGCAACAAAAAAATCGCCAATATTTCATTCAAAGAGCCATATAAACAGCTCTCAGAAATCACAAATAAAAGCGATTTTTCTTCAATGCTCGGGGTCGTGGACGAAGTTCGAACTAGTATGGCTAATAATAAATAA
- a CDS encoding type I restriction enzyme HsdR N-terminal domain-containing protein has translation MATQNQKDTLYKKLAKYSKKYLNKKYSELDESATRIMVNNFLTEILGYAELEEIKTEYRVRGEYADYVIQVGRKKHFIVEVKAIQLDLSDHHLRQAVNYAANEGIDWVLLTNGKNFSLYKVIFAKPIDSKKVFSFNLSDPKELKSSVEYIMYLTKKSVMKDELTDFWKRFQALEPNHLCKNLYAIEVVRFLKKVLKKSTDLSFSDDDILESLNIIIRAKIESEKPRCPINVFGKKGNNQNKTKGAFLNNEIIDTEQPIIPKI, from the coding sequence ATGGCCACACAAAATCAAAAAGATACGCTGTATAAAAAATTGGCAAAATACAGCAAAAAGTATTTGAACAAGAAATATTCGGAGTTAGATGAGTCAGCAACCAGGATAATGGTCAACAATTTTCTAACGGAAATTCTTGGTTATGCCGAGCTAGAAGAAATTAAAACCGAATACAGGGTAAGAGGAGAATATGCTGATTATGTAATACAAGTTGGGCGGAAAAAGCACTTTATCGTTGAAGTTAAAGCAATCCAATTAGATTTATCCGACCACCATTTAAGGCAGGCCGTAAATTACGCCGCCAATGAGGGTATTGATTGGGTGTTGCTAACTAATGGTAAAAACTTTTCGCTTTATAAAGTAATATTTGCCAAGCCAATAGACAGTAAAAAAGTATTTAGTTTTAATTTATCAGACCCGAAAGAACTTAAAAGTTCTGTTGAATATATTATGTATCTAACAAAAAAATCAGTCATGAAAGACGAGTTGACTGATTTTTGGAAACGTTTTCAGGCTCTTGAGCCAAATCATTTATGTAAGAATCTATATGCAATTGAAGTCGTGAGATTTTTGAAGAAAGTTCTAAAAAAATCAACCGACTTATCTTTTTCTGATGACGATATTTTAGAGTCGCTTAATATTATTATCAGAGCTAAAATTGAGTCGGAAAAACCAAGATGTCCAATAAATGTTTTTGGAAAGAAAGGAAATAATCAAAATAAAACAAAAGGGGCATTTTTAAATAATGAGATTATAGATACAGAGCAGCCAATTATACCTAAAATATGA
- a CDS encoding restriction endonuclease, which translates to MEVFKRTSKIKFRYIIKKSMARYYKRSYKNYEEDDGAKFIVGVVVFFIVCLVLAYNAGTATFLATLASEVGLIVLVIVGIKALKKSKENARKAKVENILSTIQKAGLEEYINNFISRFSLGQEKDKNVWVRRNYKISWDRINDLKDFLYQKEIDFSSSEICILLANYIDKKEFDLTVNSIGATTNSFSKLNGTDFEHLLYRLYEAMGYSVLSNGKTGDQGGDLIATKNQERILIQAKCYKDWSVGNSAVQEAVAARNHYDCNKAMVITTSVFTKEATELAKTNKVELIPKELLQKMLLDNLKESWSY; encoded by the coding sequence TTGGAAGTATTCAAAAGAACATCAAAAATAAAATTTAGATATATAATTAAGAAATCTATGGCCAGATACTACAAAAGGAGTTATAAAAATTATGAAGAAGACGATGGGGCTAAATTTATTGTCGGAGTTGTTGTCTTTTTTATCGTTTGTCTGGTATTGGCTTATAATGCTGGAACAGCCACTTTTTTAGCTACCCTAGCTAGTGAGGTTGGGCTAATTGTTTTGGTAATCGTCGGGATTAAGGCTTTAAAAAAGAGCAAAGAAAATGCTCGTAAAGCTAAAGTTGAAAATATATTAAGCACTATCCAAAAAGCAGGGCTTGAAGAATATATCAATAATTTTATATCCCGATTCAGCCTTGGTCAGGAAAAGGATAAAAATGTTTGGGTAAGACGAAATTATAAAATCAGTTGGGATAGAATAAATGATTTAAAAGATTTTTTATATCAAAAAGAGATTGATTTTTCTTCTTCCGAAATCTGTATCCTTTTAGCTAACTATATTGATAAGAAAGAATTTGATCTAACTGTTAATAGCATTGGCGCAACTACTAATAGTTTTTCAAAATTAAACGGAACAGATTTTGAGCATTTATTATATCGTCTTTATGAGGCGATGGGGTATTCTGTCTTATCTAATGGAAAAACAGGAGACCAGGGAGGCGACTTAATAGCGACTAAAAATCAGGAGAGAATTTTAATTCAGGCGAAATGTTATAAAGATTGGAGCGTTGGCAATAGTGCCGTTCAAGAGGCCGTCGCAGCCAGGAATCACTATGATTGTAATAAGGCCATGGTTATAACAACGAGCGTTTTTACTAAAGAGGCCACGGAATTAGCAAAAACAAACAAAGTAGAATTAATACCCAAGGAATTACTCCAAAAAATGCTTCTAGATAATTTAAAAGAAAGTTGGAGTTATTAA
- a CDS encoding recombinase family protein, with protein sequence MKNNKYQNDYLIYTRKSTDDADNQKNSIDYQIGQCSKYASDHKLDIAQLDQEGFCEAGTIKEKHTAFKTSGIQMKKDGTVEYKIERPKFQVMVQKLLDKEFKGIICLCWDRISRNEQDGLIIKNLMDKGVDIRFVQANYEKSSSGALHRDIDGMFSAHYSRVISEKVKAAAEKLRAEGKCIYMSPIGYLDEGSGSKPIDPERASIVKRIFELYSSGEWSLFQLAKWANTQGLTTKPARRNRTKAEMLAGIEVNTIPKASRPVNNKTIENILNNPFYIGKIKIGRKEKYIDGAHQPLIDTSLFNQVQQVLKSKNVCIHYIDKDFFTYRNIIKCPCGRSYSPYQRKGINYYYSRCKDGCHNQSKSITEKAIDGLVERVLEKISFTDAEKQEIEARANFELDKITSGREKELDDFNQERKRIYADLNYITKNKISLLRANTMSIDEIAKEEKRLNEELQVIENKTHAHQEAANEMLKYVITFSELVKMANVYYKHALDIEKREIATQVFSELFIANKELADIKAKEGFQALFARHDLISGSEVGIYLEPN encoded by the coding sequence ATGAAAAACAATAAGTATCAAAATGATTATTTAATCTATACAAGAAAAAGCACGGATGACGCCGATAATCAAAAAAATTCCATTGACTATCAGATAGGACAATGTTCAAAATATGCCAGCGATCATAAGCTGGATATAGCTCAATTAGACCAAGAGGGATTTTGTGAGGCAGGGACAATAAAGGAGAAGCATACTGCCTTCAAGACTTCCGGAATTCAAATGAAAAAGGATGGCACGGTAGAATATAAAATTGAACGTCCTAAATTCCAAGTAATGGTTCAAAAACTGCTTGATAAGGAATTTAAGGGGATAATTTGCCTCTGCTGGGACAGAATAAGCCGCAATGAGCAGGACGGCCTTATAATCAAGAACTTAATGGATAAGGGGGTTGATATTCGGTTCGTGCAAGCAAACTACGAAAAAAGCAGCTCCGGTGCCCTGCACCGTGATATAGACGGGATGTTTTCTGCGCATTACTCACGGGTCATAAGCGAAAAGGTTAAGGCGGCTGCAGAAAAACTACGAGCCGAAGGCAAATGCATTTATATGTCGCCCATCGGTTATCTTGACGAGGGATCCGGGAGCAAACCGATTGATCCCGAACGAGCATCAATAGTTAAAAGAATTTTTGAATTATATTCAAGCGGCGAATGGAGCTTATTCCAATTAGCAAAATGGGCAAATACACAAGGGTTAACCACTAAGCCAGCAAGACGAAATCGCACAAAAGCAGAGATGCTGGCTGGCATTGAAGTTAATACAATACCCAAGGCCAGCCGACCGGTAAATAACAAAACAATCGAGAATATCCTTAATAATCCTTTTTATATCGGAAAAATAAAAATTGGGAGAAAAGAAAAATACATAGATGGCGCCCACCAGCCCCTAATAGATACTTCCTTATTCAATCAAGTGCAACAAGTGTTAAAATCAAAAAATGTTTGCATCCACTATATTGATAAAGACTTCTTCACTTATCGAAATATCATAAAATGTCCTTGTGGCCGGTCATATTCCCCTTATCAGAGGAAAGGGATAAATTACTATTATTCCAGATGTAAAGATGGCTGCCACAACCAGAGTAAAAGCATAACCGAGAAGGCTATAGACGGCCTTGTAGAGCGGGTTTTGGAGAAAATAAGCTTTACGGACGCCGAAAAACAGGAAATTGAAGCCAGAGCTAATTTTGAGCTTGATAAAATAACCTCTGGGAGAGAAAAGGAACTGGATGACTTTAATCAGGAAAGAAAGCGCATATACGCTGATCTTAACTATATTACTAAAAATAAAATTAGCCTTCTTAGAGCTAATACTATGAGTATTGATGAAATAGCCAAAGAGGAAAAGCGCCTAAACGAAGAGTTGCAGGTAATAGAAAACAAAACTCACGCCCACCAAGAAGCCGCCAATGAAATGTTAAAATACGTCATTACTTTTTCAGAACTGGTAAAAATGGCTAATGTTTACTATAAACACGCACTTGATATTGAAAAGCGAGAAATAGCCACGCAGGTCTTTTCAGAACTCTTTATAGCTAACAAAGAATTAGCTGATATAAAAGCAAAAGAGGGCTTCCAAGCCCTCTTTGCACGTCACGATTTGATATCTGGCTCCGAGGTTGGGATATACTTGGAACCGAACTAG
- a CDS encoding Panacea domain-containing protein, whose translation MKNNNIQADKKLNELIKACIKFGSDQDGRITKTKLAKLVYLADFVFYYENLKPITGVTYVKMAQGPVAFEYFDKLTDLVGNNEISIKKYRAAQMIALRINFIKDVLSDKELETIQKVCQKWKNKSTNEIVKFTHEQVPWKISFDKDEVPYSLIIQQDAAKLY comes from the coding sequence ATGAAAAACAATAATATACAAGCAGACAAAAAGTTGAATGAACTCATAAAAGCTTGCATAAAATTTGGTTCCGACCAAGATGGCCGAATAACTAAAACTAAGTTGGCTAAGTTAGTGTATTTAGCCGATTTTGTTTTTTATTATGAGAATTTGAAGCCAATAACTGGAGTAACTTATGTAAAAATGGCTCAAGGACCAGTAGCTTTTGAGTATTTTGATAAATTAACAGATTTAGTGGGAAATAATGAAATTAGTATAAAAAAATATAGAGCAGCTCAAATGATCGCTCTAAGAATAAATTTTATTAAAGATGTTTTGTCTGACAAAGAATTGGAAACCATACAAAAGGTTTGTCAAAAATGGAAAAATAAAAGTACAAATGAAATTGTTAAATTTACACACGAACAAGTTCCTTGGAAAATTTCTTTTGACAAGGACGAGGTCCCATATAGTTTAATTATTCAACAGGATGCGGCCAAACTATATTAA
- a CDS encoding DUF1508 domain-containing protein, with product MAGKNKIVIKSSQNKQKYAIVKSANNKTIAVTETYKTKQGVNNAAKALKKIIKDAVVIDETK from the coding sequence ATGGCAGGGAAAAACAAAATTGTGATAAAATCGTCACAAAATAAACAAAAATACGCCATTGTCAAATCGGCAAACAATAAAACGATCGCCGTGACAGAAACATATAAGACAAAGCAGGGCGTGAATAATGCCGCAAAAGCTTTGAAAAAAATTATAAAAGACGCTGTTGTTATTGATGAAACTAAGTAG